A stretch of the Acidobacteriota bacterium genome encodes the following:
- a CDS encoding IS110 family transposase, which translates to AIIATARKFLGVIYRTLKNKWVFADFPHFVLAEG; encoded by the coding sequence GCGATTATCGCGACGGCGCGCAAGTTCCTGGGGGTGATCTACCGGACGCTGAAGAACAAATGGGTGTTCGCAGACTTCCCCCATTTCGTCCTCGCCGAGGGCTAA